DNA from Tachysurus vachellii isolate PV-2020 chromosome 22, HZAU_Pvac_v1, whole genome shotgun sequence:
atctatctatctatctatctacacccATCTATCtacacccatctatctatctatctatctatctatctatctatctatctatctatctatctatctatctgtctgtgtgtctgtgtgtctgtgtgtctgtgtgtctgtctgtctgtctatctatctatctatctatctatctatctatctatctatctatctatctgtctgtgtctgtctgtctgtctgtctatctatctatctatctgtctgtgtgtctgtctgtctgtctgtctatctatctatctatctatctatctatctacacccatctatctatctatctatctatctatctatctatctatctatctatctatctatctatctatctatctgtctgtgtgtctatctgtctgtctgtctgtctgtctgtccccaTACATACAATTACATACAATTCTTATGTAATTGTAATAATCCAATCGGCCAATTACATCACCTTTATATTGAAAATTCTTGTCTTAGCCTGCTGTAAAGTACTGTAAAATGTGTCCCAAaaagtttaaacattttttaataaaatgccttacaaaatgtagtttttttaatataaataaagaactaaccatccatccatccatccatccacctatctatctataataattattttcctgGTCCAGTTTACACAGCTCCaaagttgttgtatttattatttatttctttttaaatcagggCTACTCTGAGAGAATCAGATATTATATAAAGAAaggtttatattatacaaagattcagTTCATCATAAAATCAACCAGAATGATGAGAAGTGGGATGGAACAATCATGTGAACAAATCATTTGTTCTTGACTCTGACGAGGTATATATTGTCAGTATGAATTTAAACCGTGACTTTCTCCACCCACCCAGATTAcatttctttattgtatttttatgcaCATTATGCACCGTCAACTCAATTAAACCATTGTAATTCACTCAGAATACAAAAAATTGAGTAAATATCTTCCAGCAGACATCTCCACTCCACATCGCCATCTAGGATGAAGGAGTTgaaagttgattttttttttcccccaacaatTTAGGTTGGAAATATTTCTTAACCGGAAGGTTCtgttaaacaaaaaattatatattttttattttatgtaacaaGGCCTATCTGCATGCCAGGATGTGCATTCAATATTTATCTAAAGAATCAAAATGGCCGCACAGCTATAAATGAGTTGCATCATGGGTATTTGCGTGGGCTGCAGTGACATCAGCGAAAACAAAGGATGGCATTATAAAACTTGTTGAATCGAATTCCTCTCTAagcatttacttttatttaatcttcTTAGTAAGTTGCATAATGGCCAGAGAGAGTTTAGTACAATGTTCTTCTAGACGTGTTTTAACAAACCACAGACAAGCAGCTAGAaagacacatttaaaacagttagCAGAGTAACATTTTCACATAGTACAAGCTTAaggataaataaaagtttatgaaACCGGTTCCTAAAATAAACTAAAGCTTCTGAAGCTATTTTGCAGAGTACAGAGCTAGAGATAATTCAAGCTAATGAATACACAGTTACACTACAGTGAAAAGACTGGTATTAGTTTAGCTCTGgacattttacatattaattgaatgcagagacagacagaatactTTTCCAACATATAAACTAATAGTTCATTGTATGAGATcagttatattaaccttgtaaAATGGTCCCAAAAATTTGCCCATTGCTCATTATACATTATCCATTGGGCCTGGCAGAGCAAACAGCTTGGCATCATGCCTTGATACAAAAGAACTGAAGAAATTCACAAGAAGTTattcatctattcatttatATCAATCTATCTaccattgtctgtctgtctgtctgtcgtatCTGTCTTTCTTCATCCATACTTCTTTTTCCTGGTATAGATTAAATAGGATATGGAGCAATTACTGGGAATACTGGATATGAGATGGGAATACTTATTCCTTCCTGGCATGCAAGTCCATCACAGAGCACTACAGTATTTCAAGTAGCCAATCCACCTAATTGTTTTTGGAAGGTTAGAGGAAGTGATCCCAAAGGAAACCCATATGTACTCAGGGAAATCATGCAAAAGAGTGCACAGACATTAATCCGAGCTCAGGACCAATCAAACTGAAGAACTGGAACCATGAAGCCAACCTACAAGAAGTTATGAATGAATGACGTCATAAAATTAGGAAAATCAGTTTACTGTACACAGTCAAGCACACTGTGGTGAGACTATTAGCAACTCAAACACAAGTAaagtcataataaataaaagtaaaaaacctagaatattaatatattataggTTTTTCTCTACTTTTAGAAAGGGGAAATGGGCCTGTGTGGCTAACAAAAAAATTCGAAACAACTGACAGCGTACGATACATAGCATCTTGAATCCACTTCATTAACACTGCCATAAACCAAGAATGGGAAAGAGGATAGttgtgaaaaaaaagagcagatcTTTGTGGTCAGGGTCATGCTCATAGTCACAATAGGACGATTTTGTTATTGGTACTCAGTAGTGACAAGAGCACAAAGTCATTGTTGTATAATATTGTTATATCTTATAATATTGTTCCATGGCGTGTGAAAAGGATACCTCTTAAAATAAGACAATAAACTACACCCTGACGTTTCTGCCCTTTACAAACAGAACCACAAACCAACAAATCACAAACAATGGCAGTGTGCATCCAATTCAGTATAATTCTCTGCCCATTGTTGGTCTATGTTTTGGACAAATCACACCATTGGACTGCCAGCAACCACAAGAATACAAAATTAGGCAACAGTGACATCACTAAACACAACGTACATTGCATGCTGTTACCAAAAGCCACATATTTACTGCTCTATTCAAACGTATAAAGTTTGCTTGGGCTAAACTGTCTTTCTACCCCAATAGCTAGATAACACACATGCTTCAGGATTAATCAGTAAGTATTTCCACCCAATTGCCTGGTCTTTTTTCAGTCCTCagcttcctgttcttggctgtggtcttctgctgttgtagctcatccacctcaaggatTGCTGTTTCATAGTCTGGGATGCTCTTCCTGCTGACCAcgtttgtaaagagtgattgagttactgtagacttcctgtcTTCCTGTGCACTAGCAATCATGACACGCTAAGTCACTGATATCGCATTTTTTcaccattctgatgtttgatattttACCCGAAGCTTCTGCACATGCTGATGTAATTGTATTCTTATGTAATTGTAATAATCCAATCGGCCAATTACATCACCTTTATATTGAAAATTCTTGTCTTAGCCTGCTGTAAAGTACTGTAAAATGTGTCCTAAaaagtttaaacattttttaataaaatgtcttacaaaatgtagtttttttaatataaataaagaactcGTAATTTCATTGCCGCagcctgggttcgattcccaggcagggagctAACACAACCCAATGCACTCTCAGTGCTGATCCAAAgcccggataaaatgggagggttgcgttAGGGAGGGTATCGGGTGTAAAACCTAACatcagggagcagctgaaagaacgacaaaaatgaatttttttatcattattttcttGAATGGATTGGCAGGGAAGCTGTCTCAAACTTGTGATGGACTTGGACAGGAAACATGGCAagcatatcacacacacacacacacacacaacactgttatTAAACTTCTTCACAAATTCGAAAGGCGTAACTAACTGACGTGTTAATGGAATCCATATACATACTGTGGTTAGAAAATtaactttaaaggtggggtctctgttgtttgagaaacgcttcagaaatctgcattgggccgccaaacaaaacaaaaacaaaactaacgtgtagccaatgagcagaaaggggtgtgtcttgtcaatatgggtggagagagtgttcagtgcacatgtgggatattagcagaaagcggttttaacattggcatggcggataaaaacaaagaaagcgaagtaaggcttacgataaggtaagaagcaggacccgtgttaatataggatcagctttccagcgctggagagaactgaacatcttccccgtgaaacggagataaacctttcacggtacaacacacagtactacaaaaacaaatttgtattaccatagtattactcattgagttcatttattgataaaaatataccctgtgtcagctgccccagcaggttccaccataatacttgtctgggttatacttgtctggtgtatgtgtggggcggagctatcaaaacagggataggacccatttgggttaggggcgtgtttgttttggtgatttcaaatgtcaacattggctttcaaacaacagagaccccacctttaaatacacaacacaacgcaGAAACAGACAATCAGGATAAGAACACTTTTCAATAAGAGACTTTTTCACAAGTAACTTCATTCACCagtctgtaaaatgtttgttcaGTGTACACATATGCAGTTAATCCTGACCtcatttaagtttattttttcttttgtgaagAAAACTTTCACATGCTGGCAATAAATTGTGCCCTGGCTCTTGAATATTTGGTCATGAATTTGAGCGACTGCCATGTGCTTCAAGcaggatgaaataaaaaaagacctcCCTGTTCAGGAATTGCAGCATAAACGAACCAAactttgtgtatgtatgaatcAACAACAAGGGAGTTCACTTTAAAAACGTTTAATATCAAGACAGCAAGCATACAAAACAACTTGAAGTTCAATCCAGCAACACTTTTACAGTGCAAAGTCGAAGAATTACAAACTTCCTTTCAGTCATCAGACGGAGCGAGAGAAATTTATCAGAGTATAAATACAGTCTCGTGtctgttaataaatataaacattcacAATGTTGataaattacagaaaataaaccgTTTCTGTTAATAAGTTAAAAATAATAGTATTTCTACCGTTTTATTTTGGTCAAGTCATCTTAATGCAAATTGcaaagccagaaaaaaaaaaaagccaataacACCATCTTTTTTTTAGTCAGTACCTTAACATTTCAGATATCTGAAGAAATTTTGAGAGCACGTGCCTTCACAACAtaattactaataaataataatacagttaattcatttttgtgaaattaaaggatttctttatatatatatttatttgttttacattttttggtaAAAAATAGGATAGAGGAGAAAAGTAATTCTTCCTATTTGTCAGTTGAATGATTCCCatggaagcagaaaaaaaaaatgtattggtTAAAGTTCTGTCAAAAATGAATATCAGGAAGCAGAAAAGATGCTGTGTAGAAAccgtgcacaaaaaaaaaaaaaaaagaaattgtgtaaataatgctattattaaactgtatttcagtgcatgtttttgtgtacatacagtatattacatgtTATAAGACTGGCTATTTCGAATATCAGCGTTAGCAAGTTGTGTTTAGGTTCATCTAACTCCAAAATTGTGCTACTCTACTTCGACCTCATGCTGCGTTCACAAATACGGCGATTTTATCGCTGCACTATAAAGTCGTCAGTAGGCGTTCCTGCTTtgggttgccatagtaataatgtttctTATTGACATTGGCACTTTAAGCGATCTGGAGAGAGGtttgacatgtgtgtgtgtgtgtgtgtatatatatatatatatatatatatatatatatatatattacacacacacacatcaatgtgTCTATGCATCATATACGAGATAAAAAGCGCGTTCTAGCGTGCGTGTTAACGGGCTTCACTCTAATTGGTCACTGCACCGAGTCGCATCATATCACTGAAAACGAACTATCGCTTTGACTCTGAGTCGCTAtatgtgtgaacgtagcatAAGGCTTAACGTATGATTATGTAAGTAAAAattggtacaaaaaaaaaataaaggaaggaaaaaaaaatcaaaaccgTCCCTCGtacgcatttacacacatttcatccatccgtccatccccAGGTTTACCTCACATGTCATTCACGCTCTTATTATTCAACTGTTTTCATGAATTTCACTCAAATTACACTCAAGACTTGGcatgatgtcttttttttttaaataaaagttaatataCACGTGATGAAGTGCTTCTGCGATTCTTTCACAGAAAATATGTTGCTCACATTTGTTATATTTCAAGTATGTCGTTTCCATAAAACAACGaaaataattaatgttaattaataatgCACACTGTTGCAGTTTGAAATAACTGCATGACAGGCTTATTTGGACagatttgcttctttttttttcacccgaCACATCACATTTTCTTCCAGTTGTCAGAGTTTATCGAATGGGATGAAATCGGCAAGAAGAAAATGACTCAAAGGCTCGTGCGTTTTCACGTGATCTAGTCATATCAGGTGCTGTAGCAAAAATATACTCAAAAAAAGCAGGCTGCTGTCGAGGGTGCAATGATAAGACAAAAAGCTTCATCAATCTGCGGCGTCGGCATCTGCATTCCCACCCCACCCCAGCCCCCACCCCATAGTCAACAAACAGGATGTGCTTCAAATGGCGATTCTCACAAGAGTCTCCCAAGTACTTATTTAACGGAGGAAGAGGGCAATGATACCTCTATGACCTTCTATCTGAGGTATTCCTCTTCTGAAAGGCTGCCTGTGCTCTCGTCCTCACTTCCCTCCAGCTCCGGCAGATCTCCCCACAGCAGCAGATTCACTCCTAATAGAGGAAGAGACGAGCAAGAACAAGAAACCCTCAGAAGTTTGGCACCTGTGTATTTTATCAGGCTCAAAAACGGCTGAATGCAAATAAAGCACAAGTTCTTAAAGCAATAAAGGAAACCCATTTGGGCAGTGAGTTAAGGTAATGCTCATGCACGCTGCATATAACAGACTTTCAGTCCACGTGGTTGTGATGCAAATCTTAAATTTGCATGAGAGAAATGCTGAACAGTAGATACTGCTGTGCTGCCAGACACCAGCTGTACCTCACGTTCTTCTCCGTGAATGATGCCATTTGTGACGAGCCCAAGACTACGGGTGCTTCTCATTTCTTAAATCTGTGATAAAGCTTCACTTTAtcacaaaacatacacagaacGGCAATTACTACGCAATCAAATGTTACCGCTTCAGCCAGAGCGAGATTCGTCTGACTTCTTCATTTAGCAattaactgtattttaattttttttatgcaagggtttttattaaacacaatttaaaagaaacattATTGATTTGGGTTTCTTACAATAATAATAGCACTTTTAGTGATTTGTTTTTGGCTTGATATATTTGATCCACAAGTCTCCGTTTTCACAGTTACACTGAGATTTCCTTAAAGAAGGACAAGGAGTGATTTTCAGGTCATGTAGGATGTAGGATTGAGGAGTCAAGGAGACTTCAAGAGTGTTTGGGAAGCCTGTGTTTGATTATATCATTTGAATGTGCGCTCACGCGCTCTCTCACGCACTGtctgtatttccttttttttcccttaactCCAGTTTAGATCAATTTTAATACATTCTAAAAGAAAACCTATGAGATCAATTCCACAGATCAGCCACAACATTAAAACCGCCTGCCTATTTTTGTGAAGGTCGCCCCACATCCCTTTTCAAAGTCAACTTCAAGAACTAAGTGTTCACATGCTGATTAATATACCCCAACCCCATGACAGGTAATCcatgtggttttaatgttatgactCATCTTTTGTATATCAAATGTAGAATTTTTCCCGAGACCCCAAACCTGATGCGTCCAGTCTGTTAATGGTGGAAACAGCTTCACTGTTGAACATCCAGAAGTGGCCGTTGTTACAGGAGAGCAGGCAGGGTTTGCACGGAGCCACTACATGATACCCCACAACATTTCCACTGAAGGtacaagtaaaaaataaataaataaataaatccagaaataagaaacaatttaaaaaaaatgcacaatgcTGCCTAGAAGCAGACTCTGACAAATAAGTTAGAATTCaattgttattcattcatttacacacaactgCTTCTTGTGCAACACCGTAGTTTAAAGGACACTTCAGAATTACTGGCACCCTTAAAGAAAGTGAATTATTCACTTAACTGAAAAGATATgctcattaaaatgaatgtgttacaTACCACTTCAAGCAAGCGATGTCTCTTAATTTGCATTTACAGCTTTCTGTCGAATAGCAGCCTGCAACAAAATCGACGGTCCtgcgaaagaaagagagaaagaaaataatacataGCAGCAATCATTTATCATAgtaaggagaaataaaaaacacatttagttGATTGTTAGTTGACAGAAAGAAGAACATTGTTCCCCCCCATATCTGCCACAATATTGTAAATTAACAACTTTGATGGAAGCTTTAAGCTCTGCCAATTTGCCACAATCCCATCATGTCAAATATCATGGACAAgctttatataatacacacacacacacacacacacacacacacacacacacacatagatatagatagacTGTCaaagtgtgtatcagtgttataCCTTTTCTAATGCAAACCATATTAATCACACTTCCTTGGGTAAAAAGCAtaatgttgtatttttaaatcattttcccCTAAGATAAATGTCCTATATTCAGAACTAAAAGAAAATCTATATTCCAGGATGAACATTGCATTCAGGAGACTTCACGTGCCACATTATGGTGTCAGTGGAGACTTtgttaaacagtaaaaataaaaaaaactttctggaAGAAGTTTTGATGCAAAGAAAATACTAGAAAATGGTT
Protein-coding regions in this window:
- the fam72a gene encoding protein FAM72A yields the protein MSTSNFKNKCVAQVNCIYCDSLLCTRGMKAVLLADTEIELFSTDMPPNRTVDFVAGCYSTESCKCKLRDIACLKCGNVVGYHVVAPCKPCLLSCNNGHFWMFNSEAVSTINRLDASGVNLLLWGDLPELEGSEDESTGSLSEEEYLR